The following DNA comes from Nicotiana sylvestris chromosome 10, ASM39365v2, whole genome shotgun sequence.
GCACTTGTGTATAAAGATTTCAGTGAAGATGCTAGTGATGAGTTTTGGTGTGCTAGTGATAATCAGTTATTTCTGACACCATATGTGTGGGGGGACAGCCGTAGATGTGGAATTGCATGGACTGAGGTTGACAAAATCTTTTTTCCATGTCTGCTTCCTTCAGAAGATGATGAAGTTGTGACACACTTTTTGTTGGGAGTATTGGACTTGAATCGAAAAAAGATTGATGTATATGATTTCATATACAGTGAGCCATATGAAGCAAGAATGAACTATATACAAATGTATGCACGCATGATCCCCCATTTGCTAAAGTTCTCACAGTTTGACAAAAATCACAAGTCTTTTGGGA
Coding sequences within:
- the LOC138880412 gene encoding uncharacterized protein; its protein translation is MALVYKDFSEDASDEFWCASDNQLFLTPYVWGDSRRCGIAWTEVDKIFFPCLLPSEDDEVVTHFLLGVLDLNRKKIDVYDFIYSEPYEARMNYIQMYARMIPHLLKFSQFDKNHKSFGNVFNKFDIQWQRSPHQTGSTDCGAFLIKFVELLMIGKDVQQFQPEDIKDFRKELAANLWGHGEWKRNSGYDTPPENVGDDYESENETFCPKEL